In Desulfomicrobium escambiense DSM 10707, the DNA window CGGACACCGGACTTCGCATCTACCCCCTCCTCGAAGCGATCCTGAGCATCTCCAAAACCCAGGAAGAAGGGAAATGGCCCCACGGGGACCTCATCTTCGTGGAGCCAAGCCACATCGACCGGGTGCACTACCTGGCCACCTTCGGGGAATTCGAGCGGCCGGCCATGAAGGACATCAAACACATCAGAAAGCTGCTGCAGTCTGTGGAAGGGAACCGGCACAAACTGGTCAGCGACGGGCAGCAGATCGTCGGCATCGGCACCGGCCGCATGCCCGACTTTTCCGTGATGGCGGAATTCAGGGGCCGACACGGCTTCATCCGCCTGCAAGACGAGACGGTGTGCAGCTTCGCCGACGGCAGCTACCACTCCTCCACCCGCAAGGCCAACCTGGTGCAATTGGAAGAAGCGCTGCTGGAATTGAACCTCGATTCGAACAAGACGTACTCCATCATGAAGGTCGTCGGCGTGCTGGTCAGCAGCGCCCAGGAAAGAAAACACGGCTGCGCGCTGGTCCTGGACTACGGAAGCCCCCTGGCCAGCATTTCCGGGCAGCACCTGGAATCTCCCCTGGATTTGAAGCGGCACATGGACCTGGAGCTGGCCACGGCGCTGGCCAAGGTCGACGGCGCCCTGCACATCGACATGATGTACCTGAAGCTGAACGCCTTCGCCACGCTTCTCGACGGCCGGGCCGTGGCCGGGGAGAACAGGTCCCGCGGCGCGCGATTCAACTCGGCCCTCAGGTTCACGGCCGACCACGATCAGGTCATCGTGGTGGTGGTCAGCTCCGACCGCCCCATCTCCGTCATCCAGCACGGAACGGAACTCAAGGCCGCCTGCGATTGGGTGCCCAGGTATCAATGCCTCTCCGCCCCCCCCACTCTCGAAAAGTGGATCGAGGACGCCGTCTCCTGAAACCGGCGTTTCACGCGTACAGACTGCAGATCAGCAGGCGCAGGGAGCGCGCCAGAGCTTCGCATTCAACGGATGGAATCTTCTCACCGCCTTCGCGGATGTGCAGGATGTCCATGGCCTTGTCCTTCTGCGTGGCGATTTTGGCGAAAATGAGATCGATACCGAGCCGGTAGAGGGAAAGGGACACCGTGGCCAGCAATCCGGGTACGTCCGGTGCCTGGATGGAAAGGACTGTGTGGAAGTCCGAAGCGTCGTTGTCGAAGTCGACGCGCACCAGTTCCGGGTCCAGGGCGAAGACCTTCTTCAGGCGCTGCGGGACCTGCACGGGCAGCCGGT includes these proteins:
- a CDS encoding DNA integrity scanning protein DisA nucleotide-binding domain protein, encoding MQDLFFLKCVDHIHGGLANGLTRFSGPSRAAIVYAMRKDGPVHVYDPHDLLRGHEPRLRELYLKDGFWKQCTRAETREEAVHCRSLDLTGLVSYGGNYRNIFHQMWFTEQHPDMCSTGPTQCWLEYACRLLSQDLGTRSILDLETSSYVLQDFATHAVRDHLVDIRNLSVGPDTGLRIYPLLEAILSISKTQEEGKWPHGDLIFVEPSHIDRVHYLATFGEFERPAMKDIKHIRKLLQSVEGNRHKLVSDGQQIVGIGTGRMPDFSVMAEFRGRHGFIRLQDETVCSFADGSYHSSTRKANLVQLEEALLELNLDSNKTYSIMKVVGVLVSSAQERKHGCALVLDYGSPLASISGQHLESPLDLKRHMDLELATALAKVDGALHIDMMYLKLNAFATLLDGRAVAGENRSRGARFNSALRFTADHDQVIVVVVSSDRPISVIQHGTELKAACDWVPRYQCLSAPPTLEKWIEDAVS